Below is a window of Carassius auratus strain Wakin chromosome 50, ASM336829v1, whole genome shotgun sequence DNA.
ctggtctctgtttccctgagtctccactagtggtctcacttccccataggcacctcaccgtaggcactacaattacCACAtcgccttgtcccttcatcacagtaattgcactcctgttaattgcactcaggtgtcttcacttgatagtcattaccctccctatattaaccggtcttttttctgtttgtcttcatggagtcctttcattctgtcacccagtttcctcgccttccgAGTTTCCTCATCTTTCGagcttcctgttcctgttccttccctgtttgtttattGTTGGATGGAAATATGGTTTTGACCCCTACTTGTTGGAtgctgatttggattacccattaaatacCACACTGCATTTGGTTCTCTTGTCTCCTGCGTTTCTCTGGGTTCCGATCGTAACAGAAGTACTCCATCAATTTCGAGATCCAGCAGTGTGGGACTCCATTCCCGTtccccagccagtatggtggAGCGGAGGGCAAGATTCataaaattaaccaccctccaccaagagggcaatgaggtgGGTGCTATGGCACATGTGTTCTGGACCCTGGCGGATGCTTTGGGATATAATGATGCAGCCCTTAAAGACATTTTCAATGCCTTAAAGACATTTTCAATGTCTGGATGACCCAGTACCTCGTATGGAAATGGATCCGTTGGATGCATTTGGTTTCTGCGAATTCATTTTCTACTTGCAGCATCGGCTtccgtgggatgccccagccactcctgtctctcccGGTGGGATGGCCGATTCTGGACCAGGGTTTGCAAACAGGAGGACCACCAACCCAGCACCATTGCACAGAATGGCCACCGGCCCAGCGCCACTACCCAAGATGGCTGTCGGCCCTGTATCATggcacaagatgacagccacagttgaccctccagagtcgagtcaggttcctgttgaccctccagaattgggtcaggttcccgttgaccctccagagtctggtcaagtcacctttgacactccagagtcgggtcaactcaccattgatcttcatgggcaaatgcaagtcaccattgatattcatggacaaaggcaagtcaccagggttcttcatgagcaaggtcaagtcaccgactatcttcatgggcaaatgcaagtcaccattgatcttcatgagcagagtcaggtcaccaatgatcttcatgagcagagtcaagtcattattgatcttcctgaatccagtctaaacaccacggAATtacctctccacgtctctgctgaactactagagcctctTCTCATCTcgactgaactaccagagcctctcctcatttctgcggaacttccagagcctcgtcacgtctcagccaaACTCTCTGAGCTCTCGACTGATCCTGTCgcggccacggaggccacccttaactttTTCATGTTATCTGTTTCAGACTTGACTAACCAGAATTGCCTGTGTCATCGATCccaatgtggtggtcttctgcgccgcccgggtgggcttctgtctcgaccgcatggctcCAATTCCACCTTGCTCACCTTGTTTGGCCCTGGGACACTGAACGTtatgtccttcctggacttgtgttttgttgttgttgttgttgttgttgttttttgctcttcttctctctgtttccatctatggacctggccctccgtccctctcCCTGATCCttcgccggtccacctccctcctgagctacttgtttttgtttttctctctgtttccctccatggacctggccctccgtccctcccctgatcctccgccggtccacttCCCTTCAgggctccttgtttttgttttttttgcacttcttgtctctgtttccccattttacctggtcctctgtccctccccctggtcctccgtcGCTCCACCTCCCTTCTGGTCTCGGTGTTCCTTGGTCTCTTCTTGTgatcaggtggagcatctggtagctgctccgtggaggagggggtaatgtcacactgtctggtctctgtttccctgagtctccactagtggtctcacttccccataggcacctcaccgtaggcactacaattcccacatagccttgtcccttcatcacagtaattgcactcctgttcacttgatagtcattaccctctctatattaaccggtctttttctgtttgtcttcatggatTCCTTTCATTCcatcacccagtttcctcgccttccgAGTTTCCTCGTCTTCTGAGccacactgcatttggatctctcatcTCCTGCATTTCTCTGGGTTCCGATCGTAACACTTTGTGAGCTTTTGATCTAAAGCTGTTAAAGATAGGGTAGGTCATTTCATAGAGGCTTGTAATAGCAAGCTAGCTgtgaaagcataagatcccaccctctTTGCAAATCAGAATCACAATCAGATGATATATATTCTGCAGACAATatgaaaacatataaaaacatttagacGACTTAACTTATTGATTGCTATTGGGACGTGAAGAGACTTTCAGGCAGCATGTTTCTGAACCAAATCACCTACCCTACCTTTATTTTGGGATTCATCACGTGTGAAATGTATAAAATGAGGTCAGATTATATGAAACCTCTCCAGGTTTCTCTAAGGGTGCATAAAGGAGTGCTTTCAGTGATGAATGTCCAGGAAGGAGAGCAGGTGGAGGGCCAGAATGAGCAACATCTGAGCATCTCATCCAGCAGCCTCCAACAGCTCAACGACCTGCTGAGCAGACTGACCTACACCAGCACCATCTACCACATCAAGACCGAAGACCTCGGTACGTAACCTGTGACCTAAAGAATAGTTCACCTGAATTTTATCATTGTTTATTGTCATGTCATTATACCTGTTTAGacttcttctgcagaacacagatttttttccaaaaaacattGGACCCaactaacacacacaaaaaaagaaacagacattttaaaaatatgactTGGAGCTTGTCCAAAATCCCACACTAGCGGTCTTTGCACTTGATCAGTTGTTTACATGCatgatgtatttcctgtatttgaccCAAGTtttcaagtgagcatgaagaaCAGAAGTGTGTGTAAGACATTTCATTATGCGATGGGATACACttatagtgtttaaaaaaatgcaagtgtttacaGTACAGAACTTTATTTTGATTTTCAATACTTTGCATTCTAAATGTCTTATCAATTTAGTAATAGTGGTGCTTCTAATTGAGTGATAAAAGGCAGTtgcaaatgttgtacaaaataaaCATACTCATCCTAAAATgagcaacactttgttttactaccaaatctAATTCTCTTTCATATTTAActttgtgagatctctgcaaaagtctcatgatttatttccagaacatgatgcatgatgggatactcTTAAATACTGTTCCAGAGCAGTATTCAAGATAGTGTGGATTTAGGGTGTGTTAAGGGCGCTGCACTTTGGTGTTTTACTTCAAGTTGTGTGAACATGCTTTCAAATGGCCAAGACAGCTAATGTGGGTATTTGGAAAAGCCCTTGGAATATAACGAGTCACACAGGGACAACTTTTATGATACTATTATGTTAAAAGTATCATAAGTCATATACTTTGAATGTACTAACTTTACCAATGCATTCATGTCCTTAGCGTACTTCTCTtttgagaatcatgaggtcataTTCCCGATTGAGATCAGACGTTTGTCAGTTCCTGTTCTGTTTGACCCGGGGAAAGGTGAGCTCTAATACTCAtacttacactgtaaaaaaagatacattaatatttttacactgtaataataataataatcaaaataacatAGAACGACTACTTGAAatgagaatagaacagaatctgagggtgcaaaataataaaaatactgagaaaatcacctttaaagttggcCAAATGAGCTCTTAGCAttgcatattattaattaaaaatttagtttttatatatatttacagtaggacatttacaagaTATCTACATGCAGCATGATCTTTACCTAAATCTTTAccctggtcccactttatattaagtgtccctaatacctgtgtacttacatagtaactagaTGTGTTCATattatgtaaccacagtgtaagtacaaaTAGCTGTAATGTTTGTCtaactacacatatgtaacaaGCCACTGAATGTTATGTGTAAGTACAgatgtgtaacaggacattggtaacaacactttttggtaatgaaagtacaaatgtgtaacaggactaacAGCACTTTTTGGTAAAGAAAGTGTTACACTTTACATTAGATTTATCATGTAATTACTCTGATGTTACACAGCAGCAGCCAGTAAGTTAGGTTTTACATAGAAATTGTGGTTGGTGCCCAAAATGTTAAATGTACACCTCATGTTACCATGCAAGCACACTGGTATTACAGTGGTGCATCCAACTCCTCTTACTTTACATATCCCTAAACCTTCCCATTTCCATCCCTTGGATTAAATGGTTCCAATTACTCTTATaaatattgttgttacaaaatgtagttatataATTCCTGTTACACAAGTACTTAGTGAAGTGAAAAGTATTGTGaccaatgtcctgttacacatttgtacttacacaaaccATCTGAGGGTGttgttacagaaatattacagctgtaTATGCTATGTACCTATGTGTACTTACACTATGGTTACATACTACGGACACATGCAGTTACTATGTTAGTACACAGGTAGGGACACTTAATGTAAAGAGGGTCCAATTTAACAACAACAGCCCTTAACAGAAAACAcaaatgtacataataataataataataattaaaaaaaattgtctcaaTCAAAAaccattaattgtgaaatttcatAGAAGGGATTCTGGTTCTTACTTGTGCTTTTTCATagccacattttttttaataacataaagCATTCCTCATTAAATCTTTACAGTTTTTATATTAAGTTTAGACCACAGAACtttttttcatcaatattttTACACAGTTCTTATAGAGTGCAGTGTGTGCTtctaaacagttattttattatcatttatatattattatagttttattaatattttgaatataatttttatattcagttttcattttagttttagtgattttgttatgcactttctgtcatttttattgatattacagTGTAAGCACAGTGTCTGTATCATGTGAACTCAATCACCATAATAattgtctccctctctctctccctctctctctctctctttctctctctctctctctctgtagatgtGAACTCTCAGGTGACTGTGCTAGTAAAAGCATTTCTGCGTTACAAAGAACTAAATGTCCTCATCAACAGTATCCGTGTGAACTACCCAAAAATAAAGATCATTGTTGCTGATGACAGTCTGAACCCAGAGAAGGTGGTCGGTGACAATATAGAGCACTACATAATGCCCCCAGCACAGGTACAAACATCAGGTTTTTCAAGTTGACTGTTAATATAATCTTCCTGAGGTGTGAAGGTTACTTGTTTCATTGTTTGGCTTTTCAGGGCTGGTTTGCAGGAAGAAATCTGGCAGTGTCGCAGGTCACCACTAAATATTTCCTGTGGGTGGATGATGACTTTGTGTTTCTCAATGAGACGCGCATTGAGAGCTTTGTGAACATTATGGAAGCCGTTCCTGAACTAGatgtggtaataaaaaaaaacaaaaaacaagtctgctcaccaaggctgcatttatttgataaaaatacagtaaaacagtaatattgtgaaatagtattacaatttaaaataatctattttcatatacattaaaatgtgatttatttctgtgatcaaagcttaatgttcagcatcattactccagtctttagtgtcacctgatccttcagaaatcattctaatattctgatttgcagctcaataaactttttatattataatcaattttgaaacagttgtgctgcctaatattatcatggaaattgtggttcatttattttcaggattctttgatgaataaataacacagcatttatttgaaatctttttttaccattataaatgtcttttactgtcacttttggtttatttaatgcatcctggctgaataaaaataactgTGAGTTGTTATACCTGTGAATTTTGGACTGTTTCACATGTGCAATAAATGTTTATAGTTCACTAAAGTATGAAAAATATTGCTCAAACCAATATAGAGATTTTTATTGTGCTCAATATTGTgtcttatttttatgtttctgaaagaccTTGACTGATCTtattctttctctctccatcagGTTGGTGGTCAGGTAGAAAGAAATAAGTTTGTCTTCCAGCTGCAATACGAGGAAGGGAACAGCGAGGAAGGCGGCTGTATCACGCGTGTCACTCGTACCCATGCGCCCCTGCCGGGTTTCAACGGCTGCTTCTTTGCAGATGGAGTCGTCAACTACTTCCTGGGCCGGACGGAGGCTGTGCGGAGGGTCGGTTTTGACCCGTTCCTCAAAAGAGTGGCTCACACTGGTGAGTGGATCTTGAAACATTCAGATCAGATGAAGTCAtccatttatttttgattaaatctgttATTAGAGTTGCCTGTAGACCTGCCTGAAGTGAAACGATGCCTTTTGACATACGATATTCATCCACTGTAGTAAAATAATTAATGGCATATAGGGCTTAGGTCTTAGGTAATTCAAAGCAATGGGTGTGGTACAGATTTTGATTTATTGTCCAAAAACAACAGTTTATGACACCTGAACAACGGAGAAATGTGAATGAAGCTTATTCTTGATCCATGGTGAACAAATAATTTACATGCCAGCTATAGAGatagatgataataataagaaataataagtgtttattcaACAATCTGTTTTCATTCTATATCCCCAACAGAATTCTTCATTGATGGGCTTGGAGATTTATTAGTTGCCACCTGTGAAGGTCTCAGAATTGGTCATCAAAAACACAGTTCCACGAAGAAGTACAAATTCTACAGGCATCCTCCCAAAAGGGATTCACAGGCAAAAATGACCCACCATTTTTTCAAGAACCATCTGAAATGCATCAAATACTAAGGAGCATTTTAGGTGAAACATGCCATTCCTCACACCTCATTAATCAttggattttttaattttttatttactttacaaatcaaaGGGTTGGATTTACTTATTCACAtgaaagcttttttctttttttaccatggaataaaaaatgtgCTACTTTTCAAAAATCTGGGCGTTCTTATCGCTATGTAGTTCTTCCTTGACCTCTCTCTTAATGTTATGGcatgattcccgacacgttcgtacgctaagtatatattctgtaagtcacactttcgtaaggttggtctggaccattcgtaagctctctcttagcgttgtttgagctcaagactctAGTCACCTCCACtgtgcagcagtctttagaaatcaacgcaacgcagtacaagtcaaactatggtatgttgacaatgttgtggcccAACAATGATtttgttatggacattttaagagtcataataaaatatgttcgcaatggatacaggcagGGTGCGATTTGTGAAATAAACAGGGGGATGTTTTgaaattttaattcataaatataaataatgagaACATGAACTAGATGACGTCATGCGCAAAATAGCATATTTATGGCGTAACTGCGTCGTATTGTATTGCCTCCCTAAGCTCacatactttaatttaatttagccatttaatttaattcccaATAAAACGGTTTTTTATTGGGAAAGAGAGACCTTGCACTCGTGCGGCAGCACCAGAGAGTCTCAGAAAcgtaataatgattaaaaaaagtcGCTAGATATGTCGCTAGTCACTTCTTTGGaaaaaagttgctaaatctagCAACAAAGTCTCCCAAGTACTACAGCGGAATTGTACTACTACCCACCcactgttttaatgggaggtaggaaaatctgaccacgtaggacaaatcgacagaacaccggcttCAACCATCTCGCAAGTGTTAATAGGCTATTACTCGTGAGATGTAACCAATCAGATAGTGCCATGGGCGGGACATGAGCAAGTATGAATACAGAGAGGTTGTGAGGAAGCCAAAGTAGcgcattttgaaataaaattaactttaatcAAACCACCGATCCGTGGTAAGTTTTGTGATCCGGCTCGCCACTAGTGTAGTAACACTGATCACTTTGAGGGGGGGTAAATTTATCCAAATCGCACCCTGGATAAAGGCCTATTTATAAAGTTGACTTTGTGGTATCAGAACTATTATGGTGataattagcctaggctatttCGTAATGTCATTAAAGCGTTAAAATTTTATcacatttgataattaaattctGTATCtataagatctataaatgggtaagcatggtggtgtccagtaagcgacgaactatggcagcgatccaatgtgtccttgtattgaatcaaagacggcgCTGGCTGCGGAgctatgtcaaaaaaaaaaaaacattttttggcaAAACTTAAgaccttttgacattttgcctgatgtggctaaataaaaaaaattgcctcccaagacaactcattatggagctgctggatcTTCTCACACCTGCCAGGCTAATGCGGTGGAATTTTGCTTTAATCCCTGAAGTCCAGCTGCTTGCAGCGCTACGGTATTTTGCTACAGAGTGCTTCATTGAGGTCGT
It encodes the following:
- the LOC113066542 gene encoding beta-1,4 N-acetylgalactosaminyltransferase 2-like isoform X1; amino-acid sequence: MDDLQKRRAEEFRQHQIRSGKENDVLLLVPANTPLQYPMRGFRVTPMNKTLIPGLALQTQKRAVYKVSLRVHKGVLSVMNVQEGEQVEGQNEQHLSISSSSLQQLNDLLSRLTYTSTIYHIKTEDLAYFSFENHEVIFPIEIRRLSVPVLFDPGKDVNSQVTVLVKAFLRYKELNVLINSIRVNYPKIKIIVADDSLNPEKVVGDNIEHYIMPPAQGWFAGRNLAVSQVTTKYFLWVDDDFVFLNETRIESFVNIMEAVPELDVVGGQVERNKFVFQLQYEEGNSEEGGCITRVTRTHAPLPGFNGCFFADGVVNYFLGRTEAVRRVGFDPFLKRVAHTEFFIDGLGDLLVATCEGLRIGHQKHSSTKKYKFYRHPPKRDSQAKMTHHFFKNHLKCIKY
- the LOC113066542 gene encoding beta-1,4 N-acetylgalactosaminyltransferase 2-like isoform X2 yields the protein MNVQEGEQVEGQNEQHLSISSSSLQQLNDLLSRLTYTSTIYHIKTEDLAYFSFENHEVIFPIEIRRLSVPVLFDPGKDVNSQVTVLVKAFLRYKELNVLINSIRVNYPKIKIIVADDSLNPEKVVGDNIEHYIMPPAQGWFAGRNLAVSQVTTKYFLWVDDDFVFLNETRIESFVNIMEAVPELDVVGGQVERNKFVFQLQYEEGNSEEGGCITRVTRTHAPLPGFNGCFFADGVVNYFLGRTEAVRRVGFDPFLKRVAHTEFFIDGLGDLLVATCEGLRIGHQKHSSTKKYKFYRHPPKRDSQAKMTHHFFKNHLKCIKY